A window from Kovacikia minuta CCNUW1 encodes these proteins:
- a CDS encoding 2,3-bisphosphoglycerate-dependent phosphoglycerate mutase, translating to MSKLILIRHGQSAWNAANKFTGWVDVPLSKLGVEEAEKAAQKLKSYPIDVCFTSMLIRAIQTALICLGELDSVLVQGKCPVIHHDADDPNWHGWDQHTGEPDEEIPVFTCSALDERFYGDLQGLNKAKTAEKYGDEQVKLWRRSYSVRPPGGESLEDTAARTVPYFQSRIMTHAKAGENVLVSAHGNSLRSIILHLETISKEEIPQLELATGVPIIYEINSEGGIVGKEVIGDRW from the coding sequence ATGTCTAAACTCATCCTGATCCGCCACGGTCAAAGTGCCTGGAATGCCGCCAACAAGTTTACGGGCTGGGTTGATGTCCCGCTTAGCAAGCTGGGGGTGGAAGAAGCAGAAAAGGCGGCACAAAAGCTGAAATCTTATCCGATCGATGTTTGTTTCACCAGCATGCTAATCCGGGCAATTCAAACAGCCCTGATTTGCCTGGGGGAGTTGGATTCGGTTCTGGTGCAGGGGAAGTGCCCTGTCATCCACCATGATGCTGACGATCCCAACTGGCACGGATGGGATCAGCACACGGGCGAGCCAGATGAGGAGATTCCCGTGTTTACTTGCTCAGCACTGGATGAGCGCTTTTATGGAGATTTGCAAGGATTAAACAAAGCCAAAACTGCTGAGAAATACGGGGATGAGCAGGTTAAACTATGGCGTCGCTCCTATTCGGTTCGTCCCCCTGGTGGGGAAAGCCTGGAGGATACCGCTGCCCGTACAGTACCCTATTTCCAGAGTCGGATTATGACCCATGCCAAAGCCGGTGAAAACGTTCTGGTTTCAGCCCACGGCAACTCCCTGCGATCGATTATCCTGCACCTCGAAACCATCAGCAAAGAGGAGATTCCCCAGTTGGAACTAGCAACAGGAGTTCCTATTATTTACGAAATCAATTCAGAAGGAGGAATTGTTGGTAAAGAGGTGATAGGTGATAGGTGGTAG
- the pyk gene encoding pyruvate kinase, giving the protein MSTPAHLTKIVATIGPASRIPEVFKRMVRAGMNVARLNFSHGSYEDHAQTIALVRAVSEELDTPITILQDLQGPKIRVGDLPPQGIELVEGEMLTLVPVDEFSHQPNTVSIDYPLIAEEATPGTQILLADGVFELKVAEIIGHAVQCEIIKGGILTSHKGANFPSLDLRLPSMTDKDRQDLEFGLAQGVDWVSLSFVRKAEDVRSLKEFIAQQGRPDTPIIAKLEKPQAIANLEEILKVVNGIMVARGDLGVEMPPEKVPTIQKRVIRRCNQLGIPVITATQMLESMIQNPRPTRAEASDVANAIMDGTDAIMLSGESAVGAYPVQAVEIMSRIASEVEKDAEFVNFPAPQTDETHAISEALNAINDVLGLRCIVAFTATGYSAILASKERSKIPVIALTPDVQVYHRLNLVWGIKPLLLDQEVTTFEEVAQQAETLLLERNLADRGDRILIIGGIPMGVSRGTNFLKIHRIGNGVS; this is encoded by the coding sequence ATGTCAACTCCAGCCCATCTGACCAAGATTGTTGCCACGATCGGTCCTGCCAGCCGAATTCCAGAAGTATTTAAGCGGATGGTACGGGCGGGTATGAATGTGGCACGGTTGAATTTCTCCCACGGTAGCTATGAGGATCATGCTCAAACGATCGCCCTGGTGCGGGCAGTCTCAGAAGAACTGGACACGCCGATTACCATTTTGCAAGATTTACAAGGACCCAAAATTCGGGTCGGAGATTTGCCCCCCCAGGGCATTGAATTGGTTGAAGGGGAAATGCTGACCCTGGTGCCCGTAGATGAGTTTAGCCATCAGCCCAACACGGTTTCGATCGACTACCCCCTCATTGCCGAAGAAGCGACACCGGGAACCCAAATTCTGCTGGCGGATGGAGTGTTTGAGTTGAAAGTGGCGGAGATCATTGGTCATGCGGTGCAGTGCGAAATCATTAAAGGAGGCATTCTGACCAGCCATAAGGGGGCCAACTTTCCCAGTCTGGATCTGCGACTACCCTCCATGACCGATAAGGATAGGCAGGATCTGGAATTTGGGCTGGCGCAGGGAGTCGATTGGGTTTCCCTCAGTTTTGTGCGGAAGGCGGAAGATGTGCGTTCTCTGAAGGAATTTATTGCCCAACAGGGGAGACCAGACACACCGATTATTGCCAAGTTGGAGAAACCCCAGGCGATCGCTAACCTGGAAGAAATCCTGAAAGTGGTCAACGGGATTATGGTGGCACGGGGCGATCTGGGGGTAGAGATGCCACCGGAAAAGGTGCCCACTATCCAAAAACGGGTAATCCGTCGCTGCAACCAACTGGGGATTCCTGTGATTACTGCCACCCAAATGTTGGAGAGCATGATCCAAAACCCCCGTCCCACCCGTGCGGAAGCCAGTGACGTTGCCAATGCAATTATGGATGGCACCGATGCCATCATGCTTTCAGGGGAATCGGCAGTGGGAGCCTATCCGGTGCAGGCAGTGGAAATTATGTCGCGGATTGCCTCCGAAGTTGAAAAAGACGCCGAGTTTGTTAATTTTCCTGCCCCTCAAACCGATGAAACCCATGCCATTAGTGAAGCCCTGAATGCTATCAATGACGTGCTGGGTCTGCGCTGTATTGTCGCCTTTACCGCCACTGGCTACTCGGCAATTTTGGCATCTAAGGAACGCTCCAAAATTCCAGTAATTGCCTTGACCCCCGATGTGCAGGTGTATCACCGCTTAAATCTGGTCTGGGGAATAAAACCCCTGTTGCTGGATCAGGAAGTTACCACCTTTGAGGAGGTTGCCCAGCAAGCCGAAACTTTGTTGTTAGAGCGAAATCTGGCAGACCGGGGCGATCGCATCCTGATTATTGGGGGCATTCCTATGGGTGTCTCCCGTGGAACGAATTTTTTGAAGATCCACCGGATTGGGAATGGAGTGAGCTGA
- a CDS encoding DUF4351 domain-containing protein — translation MPPDSTDAGAVYYHDLQIWQLSRVEVEAMLGLTLQETRVYQEAKTEGEQIGEQRGRQQEATSLVSRLLTRRLNQELSAEVKAQVEALPLAQLERLTETLLDFTSLDELLTWLGGNQTSEGDLAPEIGD, via the coding sequence TTGCCACCCGACAGCACCGATGCAGGTGCTGTCTATTATCATGATCTACAAATTTGGCAATTGAGTCGAGTGGAGGTGGAAGCGATGCTAGGACTGACCTTGCAGGAAACAAGGGTCTATCAAGAAGCGAAGACAGAGGGAGAACAGATTGGGGAGCAGCGGGGACGACAGCAGGAAGCAACTAGTCTGGTCTCAAGGCTCTTGACCCGACGACTCAACCAGGAGTTGTCAGCCGAAGTAAAGGCGCAGGTGGAAGCTCTGCCATTAGCCCAACTGGAGAGGTTGACCGAGACATTACTCGATTTCACTAGTTTGGATGAGTTGCTAACCTGGTTGGGTGGGAATCAAACGAGTGAGGGCGATCTCGCTCCTGAAATCGGCGATTAA
- a CDS encoding Uma2 family endonuclease, with the protein MNQRSYPIPQMEPPLSPRETLPTMYDLPSEDPEESGLPDEFHDLQPQLLSATLRLSGYARDQIFTGTDLNLYYDVRQPQWYKRPDWFLVVGVPRLYDGTDLRSSYVIWQEGVDPFVVIELLSPGTEKEDLGEYAEPDEGNSLVTASPEPNEAADATLEAGNGQAIREMPPRKWEVYEQILRVPYYIVFSRYTNRLRFFQLTGGHYQEQPLDLTQPRIWISELKLGLGLWRGEFEGVTRHWLRWYDEQENWIPTSAERAMQAEAQLRQVALNLLQQGMTVEQIAQLTGLSLEQVHGMVDD; encoded by the coding sequence ATGAACCAGCGTTCTTACCCTATACCGCAAATGGAGCCACCCCTCTCGCCAAGGGAGACGCTGCCAACGATGTATGATTTGCCCAGCGAAGATCCTGAGGAGTCTGGTTTGCCTGATGAGTTTCATGATTTGCAGCCCCAGTTGTTGAGTGCAACGCTGCGTCTCAGTGGTTATGCGCGAGACCAAATTTTTACCGGGACGGATCTTAACCTTTATTATGATGTGCGCCAACCTCAGTGGTACAAGCGCCCGGACTGGTTTTTAGTGGTGGGGGTGCCTCGCCTTTATGATGGGACGGATTTGCGATCGAGCTATGTGATCTGGCAGGAGGGAGTTGATCCCTTTGTGGTGATTGAATTGCTATCACCGGGAACTGAGAAGGAGGACTTGGGAGAGTACGCGGAACCAGATGAGGGCAACAGTTTAGTAACAGCATCTCCTGAACCGAATGAAGCAGCAGATGCAACACTAGAAGCGGGAAATGGTCAGGCAATCAGAGAAATGCCACCCCGAAAGTGGGAAGTCTATGAGCAAATCCTGCGGGTTCCCTATTACATTGTGTTTAGCCGCTACACAAATCGGTTGCGTTTCTTTCAACTGACGGGCGGACACTATCAGGAACAGCCACTTGACCTAACCCAACCTCGCATTTGGATCTCGGAGTTGAAATTAGGATTAGGGCTATGGCGGGGAGAGTTTGAGGGTGTGACGCGCCACTGGTTGCGCTGGTATGACGAGCAGGAAAACTGGATACCAACCAGTGCGGAACGGGCAATGCAAGCGGAGGCACAACTGCGGCAGGTAGCCCTGAATTTATTGCAGCAGGGGATGACGGTGGAGCAGATTGCTCAGTTGACGGGGTTATCGTTGGAGCAGGTTCACGGAATGGTAGATGATTGA
- a CDS encoding DUF3611 family protein produces MADHLHTSAEARHEIAGFFRVSSWAGFWIELVLTAVSAGILLFAIADPNFNINIKSGPALFSALGGIVALGFGVYWMHHYTRLAKRLLASSPDIYPPKGEVMRALRLGVNAHLIAMLLTLVATQIVVGALLTKALTIPQGATIYQSKQLIEPLDIFVVQAGICMFAAEFLGVAISFWLLKRVSKA; encoded by the coding sequence ATGGCAGATCATCTTCACACCTCAGCGGAAGCACGGCATGAGATTGCGGGTTTCTTTCGGGTGTCCAGTTGGGCAGGATTCTGGATAGAACTGGTGTTGACGGCGGTAAGTGCTGGGATTTTGCTGTTTGCGATCGCTGACCCCAACTTCAATATCAATATCAAATCTGGTCCAGCCCTGTTCTCTGCCCTCGGTGGGATTGTGGCACTGGGGTTTGGCGTTTACTGGATGCATCACTATACCCGCCTTGCCAAACGGTTGCTTGCTTCCAGTCCAGATATTTACCCCCCCAAGGGAGAAGTGATGCGCGCCCTGCGGTTGGGTGTCAACGCCCACCTGATTGCGATGCTGCTGACCCTGGTTGCAACTCAAATTGTGGTGGGAGCACTGCTCACAAAAGCACTCACGATTCCCCAGGGAGCCACGATCTACCAATCGAAACAGCTAATTGAACCACTGGATATCTTTGTGGTTCAGGCAGGCATTTGCATGTTTGCGGCTGAATTTTTGGGTGTGGCAATTTCCTTCTGGTTACTCAAGCGAGTTAGCAAAGCGTAA
- a CDS encoding glycoside hydrolase 100 family protein, producing the protein MLAESTLIKEARKALEASIVYYQGKPIGTVAACDPEVEALNYDQCFVRDFVSSGLFFLIEGKPDIVRNFLIEVLGLQSQEKRLDCFEPGQGLKPASFKVVSRGDEEYLLADFGEQAIARVAPIDSCFWWLILLRAYVKATGDLELAQGADFQHGIHLILKLCLESRFDMFPTLLVPDGSFMIDRRMGVYGYPLEIQALFHAALRAAEELLLPGDPGDMYLQAVQTRLSHLTYHVRSYYWLDLQRLNEIYRYRGEEFGEAAINKFNVYPDTIPPWLTDWLPDTGGYLAGNVGPGQIDFRFFGQGNLLAIATCLATPQQAQAIMDLIAQRWQDLVGHMPFKICYPAVEGQDWRTITGSDPKNIPWSYHNGGNWPVLLWSLAVAALKTDRPELLQGALEVAEKRLLIDQWAEYYDGRNGRLVGKEARKFQTWTIAGYLLAKALQENPNHLSLICFDEDPGVAPCR; encoded by the coding sequence ATGCTTGCAGAAAGTACCCTGATTAAGGAAGCCCGCAAAGCTCTGGAGGCATCGATCGTTTATTACCAGGGCAAACCCATTGGAACGGTTGCTGCCTGCGATCCAGAAGTCGAAGCGCTTAACTATGACCAGTGCTTTGTGCGGGATTTTGTCTCCTCTGGTCTGTTTTTTTTAATTGAAGGGAAACCAGACATTGTTCGCAATTTTTTGATTGAGGTGTTAGGGCTTCAGAGCCAGGAAAAAAGACTGGACTGCTTTGAGCCAGGGCAGGGTTTAAAGCCTGCCAGTTTTAAGGTGGTTTCCAGGGGAGATGAGGAATATTTGCTGGCGGACTTTGGCGAGCAGGCGATCGCGCGGGTGGCACCGATCGATTCCTGCTTCTGGTGGCTAATTCTGCTGCGAGCCTATGTGAAAGCAACCGGCGATCTGGAACTGGCACAGGGGGCGGATTTCCAACATGGCATTCATTTGATTTTGAAACTGTGTCTGGAATCTCGGTTTGATATGTTTCCAACGTTATTGGTACCTGATGGCTCCTTTATGATCGATCGGCGGATGGGAGTTTATGGTTATCCCCTGGAGATCCAGGCGCTTTTCCATGCGGCTCTGCGAGCGGCTGAGGAACTACTTCTTCCCGGTGATCCTGGCGATATGTATCTGCAAGCTGTGCAAACGCGCCTCAGCCACCTGACCTATCACGTCCGCTCCTATTACTGGCTTGACCTCCAACGTTTGAACGAAATCTATCGCTACCGGGGCGAAGAGTTTGGCGAAGCTGCGATTAACAAGTTCAATGTTTACCCGGATACGATTCCCCCCTGGCTAACCGATTGGCTACCCGACACAGGCGGCTACCTGGCAGGAAACGTGGGACCTGGACAAATTGACTTTCGCTTCTTTGGTCAGGGAAATTTATTGGCGATCGCCACCTGTCTGGCAACCCCCCAACAAGCTCAGGCAATCATGGATTTGATTGCCCAACGTTGGCAGGATTTGGTAGGACACATGCCATTCAAAATCTGCTACCCCGCTGTCGAAGGGCAGGATTGGCGCACCATTACTGGATCGGACCCGAAAAATATTCCCTGGTCTTACCACAATGGTGGCAACTGGCCCGTGTTGCTCTGGTCCCTGGCAGTTGCCGCCTTGAAAACAGACCGACCCGAACTGCTCCAGGGGGCGCTGGAAGTCGCTGAAAAACGATTGCTGATTGATCAGTGGGCAGAATACTACGATGGCAGAAACGGCAGATTAGTTGGCAAAGAAGCCCGCAAATTTCAAACCTGGACGATCGCCGGATATCTCCTCGCCAAAGCCCTCCAAGAAAACCCTAATCATTTGTCGCTAATTTGCTTTGATGAAGATCCAGGTGTAGCTCCGTGCAGGTAA
- a CDS encoding S1 RNA-binding domain-containing protein: MRALLLTKPVSGAAMGLIKEGDEVRVLTDIQGIEDFLGDMDFKVAGTDSGITALQLDMKINGLPMEVIAQAINQAKPARLHILSKMLEAIDKPRIEMSPFAPRLLTIKIDPEFIGMIIGPGGKTIKGITEETGAKIDIEDSGIVTISSVDGEQAKRARAIIQGMTRKLNQGDVYAGKVTRIIPIGAFVEFLPGKEGMIHISQLADYRVGKVEDEVSVGDEVIVKVREIDNRGRINLTRLGIHPDEAAAAREAAAVG, translated from the coding sequence ATGCGGGCGCTCCTACTTACCAAACCCGTTAGCGGAGCCGCAATGGGATTAATTAAGGAAGGGGATGAGGTTCGCGTTTTAACGGATATTCAGGGGATTGAAGATTTCCTGGGAGACATGGACTTCAAAGTGGCGGGAACCGACTCTGGGATTACCGCGCTCCAATTGGATATGAAAATCAATGGGTTGCCAATGGAAGTGATTGCCCAGGCAATTAACCAGGCAAAACCAGCCCGATTGCACATTCTGTCTAAGATGCTGGAGGCGATCGACAAACCCCGTATTGAGATGTCGCCCTTTGCGCCCCGTCTGTTGACGATCAAGATCGATCCAGAATTCATTGGGATGATCATTGGTCCCGGTGGAAAGACGATCAAGGGCATTACGGAAGAAACGGGAGCCAAAATCGATATTGAGGATAGTGGGATCGTCACCATTTCCTCGGTGGATGGCGAGCAGGCAAAACGCGCCCGCGCCATTATCCAGGGTATGACCCGTAAGCTGAATCAAGGCGATGTCTACGCTGGAAAGGTGACTCGCATTATCCCGATCGGCGCATTTGTCGAGTTTCTTCCTGGCAAAGAAGGCATGATCCACATTTCCCAATTGGCGGACTACCGCGTTGGCAAGGTGGAGGATGAGGTGTCGGTAGGCGATGAGGTAATCGTCAAAGTCCGCGAAATTGACAACCGAGGACGGATTAACCTGACTCGTTTGGGTATTCATCCCGACGAAGCGGCGGCTGCCCGCGAAGCGGCTGCTGTCGGTTAG
- a CDS encoding polyribonucleotide nucleotidyltransferase, which translates to MKEFEKSISFDGRDIRLKVGLLAPQAGGAVLIQSEDTAVLVTATRAAGREGIDFLPLLVDYEERLYAAGRIPGGFLRREGRPPEKATLISRLVDRPLRPLFPGWLRDDIQVVATTLSMDERVPPDVLAVTGASIAVLLAKIPFNGPMAAVRVGLVGDDFVINPTYSEIESGDLDLVVAGTPEGVIMVEAGANQLPEQDVIEAIDFGYEAVRDLIQAQHELLTELGIELVQESPPAVDSTLENFIRERVTQPVKEVLGRFEADKNVRDAALDEIKASVEAAIAELPDEDPVKVAAAANPKALSNTFKDVTKVFMRRQVIEDNVRVDGRKLDEVRPISCRTGVLPRRVHGSGLFNRGLTQVLSAVTLGTPGDAQELDDLHPDEKKRYLHHYNFPPYSVGETRPMRSPGRREVGHGALAERALLPVLPQKEEFPYVIRVVSEVLSSNGSTSMGSVSGSTLALMDAGAPTYQTR; encoded by the coding sequence ATGAAAGAATTCGAGAAGTCGATATCCTTTGATGGAAGGGATATTCGGCTGAAAGTTGGTTTGCTCGCTCCACAGGCAGGAGGTGCCGTTCTCATTCAATCAGAAGATACGGCGGTTTTGGTTACAGCAACCCGCGCAGCAGGAAGAGAAGGCATCGATTTTCTGCCCCTCCTGGTTGATTATGAAGAACGTTTATATGCAGCAGGACGAATTCCGGGAGGGTTTCTCCGGCGCGAAGGTCGCCCCCCCGAAAAAGCTACGTTGATTAGTCGTCTGGTTGATCGTCCCTTGCGTCCTCTGTTCCCCGGTTGGTTGCGGGATGATATTCAGGTGGTTGCCACTACCCTATCTATGGATGAACGGGTTCCCCCTGATGTGCTGGCAGTAACAGGAGCTTCGATCGCCGTTCTGCTGGCGAAAATTCCCTTTAATGGCCCCATGGCAGCCGTGCGCGTCGGTCTGGTCGGCGATGACTTTGTGATCAATCCCACCTACAGTGAAATCGAATCAGGGGATTTGGATTTGGTTGTTGCTGGGACGCCCGAAGGCGTGATCATGGTCGAAGCTGGAGCGAACCAGTTGCCGGAACAGGATGTGATTGAGGCGATCGATTTTGGTTACGAAGCGGTGCGTGACCTGATCCAGGCACAGCACGAGTTGCTGACTGAATTGGGCATTGAACTGGTTCAGGAAAGCCCACCAGCGGTGGACTCGACCCTGGAAAATTTCATTCGGGAGCGGGTGACGCAACCCGTCAAAGAAGTATTGGGACGGTTTGAGGCAGACAAAAATGTGCGCGATGCGGCACTGGATGAAATTAAAGCATCCGTGGAAGCCGCGATCGCTGAGCTGCCCGATGAAGATCCGGTCAAGGTAGCGGCGGCGGCGAATCCCAAGGCGCTCAGTAACACCTTCAAGGATGTGACCAAAGTTTTCATGCGCCGTCAGGTAATTGAAGACAACGTGCGGGTCGATGGTCGTAAGCTGGATGAGGTTCGTCCCATTTCCTGTCGGACGGGGGTATTACCTCGGCGGGTTCATGGGAGTGGTCTGTTTAATCGGGGGCTGACCCAGGTACTTTCGGCTGTTACCCTGGGAACTCCTGGGGATGCACAGGAGTTAGATGATTTGCATCCCGACGAGAAAAAGCGCTATCTGCATCACTACAACTTCCCCCCCTATTCCGTAGGAGAAACGCGCCCCATGAGATCGCCTGGTCGGCGTGAGGTTGGGCATGGTGCTCTGGCAGAACGTGCCCTGTTACCCGTTTTACCCCAGAAGGAAGAATTTCCCTATGTGATTCGGGTTGTGTCTGAGGTGTTATCTTCTAACGGTTCTACCTCAATGGGGTCGGTTTCCGGTTCTACCCTGGCGCTGATGGATGCGGGCGCTCCTACTTACCAAACCCGTTAG
- a CDS encoding FecR family protein: protein MSKKFLSLATLSLCSAGVLLFQTVVRADINLTEATVRNLQNQVRLMLKGQSPRNAQRGNKMAPGDALATAQKSWAELRFNDKSLARVGERALFQFLPNTRTFYLRNGTALLLIPPGRGRSRIQTPNGAAGIRGSALFVRYSPDTDTTLIGALTNSQIEVYNKSNNQAVPLQAGQMAVIVEDQIRQIFNFDLRRFYETSPMVQDLNLTRQTPESTSDPDPDLDLVRAETAEAVKSQAPLTGSNVEQSPKWIGLNSSSRDPFNDPESVLGTAQQALPPLALPGVDRNLGDYQQMTSGSELVRDIQKAAENSSGSSKNPNLPGPIPPPTLPDSGNQGSFETPPRPIPENSPTPTEKPPAPPIDTGRPTPQPPPAAPPPNPPGNAVPPPATTPTPQPAPNPQPPAPTPNPPVQPPPRPVPMPEPTGSNAVPNPNQVPSPPATPVQPPSVPVQPPVTSPPVDLSSPTQPGNALPNANSVSTPAPPVSTPVVTPVETPVTPAPVPTPPVTPPTAPASTTAPLTTPTIVDTPVTPATPATPATPATPAPSGGPATPATPATPATPATPASEAPLNTPANQTPGNGANP from the coding sequence ATGTCTAAGAAATTCCTGTCACTCGCCACACTCAGCCTTTGTAGCGCTGGGGTTTTATTGTTTCAAACGGTAGTTCGTGCAGACATCAATCTGACTGAAGCGACCGTCCGGAACCTTCAGAATCAGGTTCGGTTGATGTTGAAGGGTCAGTCTCCCCGAAATGCTCAAAGGGGAAATAAGATGGCACCCGGCGACGCCCTCGCCACCGCTCAAAAATCCTGGGCAGAGTTACGCTTCAACGACAAGTCCCTGGCACGGGTCGGAGAACGGGCACTGTTCCAATTTTTGCCCAACACCCGCACCTTTTACCTGCGCAATGGCACGGCGCTATTACTCATTCCTCCAGGCCGGGGAAGGAGCCGGATTCAGACCCCCAACGGCGCAGCTGGAATCCGGGGTTCAGCTTTGTTTGTTCGCTACAGCCCCGATACCGATACAACCCTGATTGGCGCACTGACCAATAGCCAAATTGAGGTTTACAACAAAAGCAACAATCAGGCGGTTCCGCTCCAGGCAGGGCAAATGGCAGTCATTGTTGAAGATCAAATTCGTCAGATCTTTAACTTCGATCTGCGTCGATTCTACGAAACCAGCCCAATGGTGCAGGATTTGAACTTGACCCGACAAACACCAGAATCTACTTCTGATCCCGATCCTGACCTTGACCTGGTTCGGGCAGAAACCGCAGAAGCCGTTAAATCCCAGGCTCCTCTAACTGGCTCTAACGTCGAACAAAGTCCAAAATGGATTGGTCTCAACTCTTCGTCAAGAGATCCTTTCAACGATCCCGAAAGTGTGTTAGGAACTGCCCAGCAAGCCCTCCCCCCCCTCGCCTTACCGGGAGTCGATCGGAATCTGGGGGATTATCAGCAGATGACATCAGGTAGTGAATTAGTTCGAGATATCCAGAAAGCAGCAGAAAACTCATCCGGTTCCTCGAAAAACCCGAATTTACCAGGACCCATCCCACCACCTACACTCCCAGACTCTGGAAATCAAGGCTCTTTTGAAACCCCCCCTCGCCCGATACCCGAAAATAGTCCAACCCCCACTGAGAAACCCCCCGCTCCACCGATCGACACGGGCAGACCAACTCCCCAACCACCTCCTGCTGCGCCGCCGCCCAATCCACCTGGAAATGCGGTCCCTCCTCCTGCCACGACTCCTACACCTCAACCAGCTCCTAACCCTCAGCCTCCCGCACCGACCCCCAATCCCCCGGTTCAGCCACCACCCCGTCCCGTTCCCATGCCAGAGCCAACGGGTTCAAATGCGGTGCCCAATCCCAACCAGGTGCCCTCGCCGCCAGCAACCCCGGTTCAGCCACCAAGTGTTCCGGTTCAACCACCCGTCACTTCGCCTCCTGTAGATCTGTCATCTCCAACGCAACCTGGAAACGCCCTCCCCAATGCCAATTCGGTTTCTACTCCAGCCCCCCCTGTCTCCACTCCCGTGGTCACCCCTGTTGAGACTCCGGTGACGCCAGCTCCAGTTCCGACACCTCCGGTGACGCCACCCACGGCTCCAGCTTCAACCACAGCTCCACTCACCACGCCAACCATCGTGGATACTCCAGTCACCCCTGCCACTCCGGCAACCCCTGCCACTCCAGCAACGCCCGCCCCTTCGGGAGGGCCAGCTACGCCAGCAACTCCGGCGACCCCTGCCACGCCAGCGACACCCGCTTCGGAAGCCCCTTTAAATACTCCTGCGAATCAAACGCCAGGAAATGGAGCAAATCCGTAA
- a CDS encoding metal-sensing transcriptional repressor, giving the protein MATSELPSRIKADLLTSPTILNEEEGHSHNHSSSAHAHVHSEESLRQLVNRLSRIEGHIRGIKTMIQASEPCPDVLIQIAAVRGALDRVARLIFDEHLSQCIARAAEEGNIEAEIKELKLALDRFLPLPDRKSAAKQ; this is encoded by the coding sequence ATGGCAACTTCTGAACTTCCAAGTCGTATCAAGGCTGACCTGCTTACCTCCCCTACAATTCTCAATGAAGAGGAGGGACACTCCCACAACCATTCATCCTCTGCCCATGCCCATGTTCACAGTGAAGAGTCCCTGCGACAACTGGTGAATCGCCTTTCCCGAATTGAAGGGCACATTCGAGGAATCAAGACCATGATCCAGGCAAGTGAACCCTGTCCTGATGTATTGATCCAGATTGCTGCGGTTCGGGGTGCCTTAGACCGGGTTGCTCGCCTGATTTTTGATGAGCATTTAAGCCAATGCATTGCCCGTGCGGCTGAAGAAGGCAATATTGAAGCCGAAATCAAAGAATTGAAACTCGCTCTCGATCGATTTTTGCCCCTGCCCGATCGCAAATCTGCTGCAAAGCAGTAG
- a CDS encoding SDR family oxidoreductase, translated as MKALVAGATGQTGRRIVQELVKRGISVRALVRDRETAASILPPGVELVTGDVLQPASLVEAIGDCTVLLCATGAAPSFNPTGPYQIDYEGTKNLVDAAKAKGIEHFVFVSSLAVSRFLHPLNLFFLILVWKKRAEEYLQQSGLTYTIVRPGGLKNEDNSNPVRMSSADTLFEGSIPRTKVAQTCVEALFIPSARNKIVEIVAQPDSPSQSFEELFASVPS; from the coding sequence ATGAAAGCACTGGTAGCAGGGGCAACAGGACAAACTGGCAGACGAATCGTGCAAGAACTGGTTAAACGGGGAATTTCAGTGCGGGCACTGGTGCGCGATCGGGAAACTGCCGCTTCAATCTTGCCACCCGGAGTGGAACTGGTGACAGGAGATGTCCTGCAACCCGCGAGTCTGGTAGAAGCAATTGGAGATTGCACCGTTCTGCTTTGTGCCACGGGAGCTGCACCCAGTTTTAACCCAACGGGTCCCTATCAAATTGATTACGAGGGCACAAAAAACCTGGTAGATGCTGCTAAAGCGAAAGGAATTGAACACTTTGTCTTTGTTTCCTCGCTGGCAGTTTCTCGCTTTTTGCATCCACTGAATTTGTTTTTTCTGATTTTGGTTTGGAAGAAGCGTGCCGAAGAATATCTGCAACAGAGCGGTTTAACTTATACGATCGTCCGTCCTGGTGGACTTAAAAATGAAGACAATTCCAATCCTGTGCGGATGTCATCTGCTGATACGTTATTTGAGGGCAGCATTCCCCGTACAAAAGTGGCACAAACTTGCGTAGAAGCCCTATTTATTCCTTCTGCCCGCAACAAGATTGTGGAGATAGTGGCACAACCCGATAGCCCATCCCAAAGCTTTGAGGAGCTATTTGCTAGTGTGCCGTCTTAA